The Flavobacterium johnsoniae genomic sequence GTAAAATAAACATTGCCACAATAATCAATGTTGCGGCAGACATCCATTCGTAAGAAGCAATGGCAAGACCAATGGCAAAACCAGAACCGCTCATTCCGATAAAGTGTTCTGCAGAAATATTAGAAGCAATTAATGACGCTCCAATTGCCCACCAAGTCAATGATCCTTCGGCTAAAAAATATTCGTTGGAACTAGTTGCTGCAGTTTTTTTGCTTCTGTAAATATACATTCCATAGCTGGTAACAATGACAAAGTAGATAAAGAAAACAATATAATCTGCGGTTTGTAATACATTCATAATAGTGTGGTTATTGTGTGGTTAGATAGTAAGATGTATTTTAAAATTTAATCGATGCTAAATTTTAAGAAACCATTTCTTTTTATAGAGAAAATAAAGTAATAAAAGCTGTATTAATGTAACTGATAAAGCAGAAAAAATCGCCATGTAAGAGACGTAAAATTTATAAGTCCGCCAAAAACGTAATCTGCCGTATGTTTAAAATCGACTAAACCCTCGGCGGCAATGTAAATTAAAATCGAATTTGAGCCGATTAAAATTAAAGGGAAAGCCCATTTCTGGAAACCGAAATAATCAATTATCAAATAAAAAAATACAAAAAACAAAATACTAAATCCGCCAACAAAACAAACAAAAGAACTTGTCCATAAATGTTTATTGATTGGAAAATTAATATCCCAAATCAAACCTGCAATAATCAGAACTGTAGCCGTTAAAGCCATTAAAAGCAATTTCACTTTTATAGAAAACGGACATTTAGCTTTTAAAAATGTTCCGATAAAAACACCCAATAAAGCGGTTGCTATAGCAGGAATTGTAGAAAATATTCCTTCTGGATCATAAACTGTACTATGCAATCTTCCTGGCAAAAGCAAACGGTCAATATATCCTTCTAAAGAACCTTCTTTCGTTAAAACTCCTGCTCCAAAATCAGGAACTGGAATCCATTTCATGGCTACATAATAACCAATTAGAATTCCGAAAAACCAGATTAGCTGTTTTTTAAAATCAAAATTTAAATAAATGATTCCAGCAAAAAACCAAGCCAATCCAATTCTACCTAATACACTTGCAAAACGAGTATGATCGAAACCATCAAATCGTAACAATCCATTTACCACAAATCCGAGAACTAGTAAAATGCAAGTTCTTCTCAGCATTGACAAATAGATTTTTCGCTTTTCGTATGAAGGCAATTGTTGCGGTGTTTTTACTCCTGCCAAAGTCATTTTCTTTTCAAAAGAATAAGGCATAGAAACTCCCGCTACAAATAGAAATACTGGAAAAATCATATCATAAAATGTAATTCCATTCCATTCTGCATGATGCAATTGCGATGACATCCAAATAAATATAGGAATTGGCGCCGCTTTGGCAAGAGCGTGAATAATATGTTCTCCGCTCATAATCCAAAACATCACAAATCCGCGCAAGGCATCTAAAGAAATTAATCTTCCATTTGTAGAGTTATTCATTTTTATAGTATTCAGTGGTCAGTTGATAGTTTTTTTTAGTCTTCTTTTCAGTATTCAGTCACAGTCGCAGTTTTCAGTTCTAACTGTGACTGAAAACCGAGACTGAAAACTGAAACTAAACTTATTTAAGTTAAAGTGGTTTAATAATAAATTTTTAATTTTCAGTCGCAGTCTCAGTATCCAGTGTAAACTGAGACCGCAAACTGAAAACTTATTCAATTGGTTTTATAACAAATCCGTAGTTGTATTCACTTTTCGTTAATACATATTGTTCGTGTGGCGGTAATCCCCAACTATTGTCGCCGCCTACGCCGCGTTGCGTTAAGTCTACACAAACTACTACTTCTTCTCTCGGAGTGATATCACTGGAATGGATATTCTTTTTAGAAATTCCTCCGTCAAAATCACTCGGATAATTGTTCAAAGTACTTATACCTAAAGGTTGCAGACCTTTTATTTCCAAGCCATTTCCTGAATTGCTTGATAATTTAAACCAGCGTATATCTGTCTTGTATCCATTTTCTTGTGGGCGTGTATAAGGCACATATTGGTCTGCAACTTTACTAGTATAAATTCCTTTGAATGATGCTGTTTTTCTATCCGGATAATTTTCTAATGGTCCTCTTCCGTAATAATCTAGATTCTCTAAGGTGTTTTTTAAAGTGAAAATCATTCCGAAGCGAGGCAATTCAGGTACAGCATTCGCACCTTTTTTATAAGCAACCTGTATTTCTAAATCTCCATTATTTCCTAGCGAATATTTAATTGTATAATCAGAAGCAACATCGTTTAGTTTTAATTTCGAAACGATATATTTTTTTCCGTTTTCTTCTGTTTGCTGAATGCTTTCTAAAGAAGTATTTTTTCCAGCTGTTCTCCAAACATTCGTTCTAATCTGCATTTTGTTTCCGATGTCATTATCGGTTGGAGCTCTCCAGAAATTAGGTTCTGGATATTGTTTGAAATATTCTTCGCCTTTTAAACTGTAATAAGAAATCAATCCTGTCGATTTGCTGATTTTCACTACAACATTATCTGAAGTCAATACAAACTGATCTTTCTCATCCTGAATTTTAGCTGAATTTACTTTTTCAGATTTTTGGAAATATTTACCATCTTCAATTACAAATTGTTCTTTCGCAATTTCAAAATTATCAGGAAGCAATTCAGAACTTGTTTTCGTGTAAGCAAAAACATTCAATAAATATTCTGTTCCTTCTTTCGATTCAATTTTTGGCAAATCAAGTTTAAATTGTTTTTTTGTTTTTGGATCTAACGCAACATTAATTTTTCCTTCTTTAATTACTTTTCCATTTTCTAAAACTTCGTATCTAAAGCCGTATTTATTCAAATTTGTAAATCCGAAATCATTATTAATTTCGATTATTCCATTTTTGATATCAACTGCTTTGAATAAAATATTCTGATAAACTTTTTTTACTTCGAATGCTCCAACGTGCGGCGTTCTATCAGCATAAACTAATCCGTTATGACAGAAATTTTCATCGTTTAGATAATTCTGGCTTCCCATATCGCCTCCGTAAGCCCAATATTTTCTTCCAGCTTCATCGGTTCTTAAATAACCTTGATCTACCCAATCCCAGATAAAACCGCCTTGCATATTTTTGCTTCCGCGAATGATATCCCAATATTCCTGAAAATTTCCGCTGCTGTTTCCCATCGCATGCGAATACTCACACATAATATACGGACGAGTCACTTCTTTGCGCGCCGCATATTCCTTCATATATTCTATCGTTGGATACATTGGGCAAACGATATCGGTATTTTCGTTTTCTTTTGCTTGTTCGAACTGAACCAAACGGCTATTATCTCTTTTTTTAATCCATTTGTAAGCTTCGTGAAAAACAGGTCCGTTGGCACTTTCATTACCCAATGACCAAATAATTACCGATGGCATATTTTTATCTCTTTCAACTAGACTATAAATTCGGTCTAAATGTGCTTCTCTCCATTCTGGAAGATAACCTGGATTCGTTTTTGGATTCATCCATTTTAAAGGCTGACCTTCTACTCCCATTCCATGACTTTCTATATTAGCTTCATCGACCAAAAACAAACCGTATTTGTTACAAAGTTTAACCCATAAAATATTGTTCGGATAATGACTGCAACGAACTGAATTGATATTCAATTGCTTCATCATTTTGATATCTTTCATCATCGTTGCTTCGTCCTGATAATGTCCAGTTTCTGGATTATGTTCATGAATATTTACTCCATGAACCATCAATCGAACTCCGTTTACTAATAATTGTCCGCCTTTTAATTCTACTTTTCTGAATCCAATTTGCGTTGAAACCGTTTCTACAATTTCATTTTTTGAATTTTTTAAGGTCAAAACCAACGTGTATAAATTTGGCGTTTCACTGCTCCATAATTTCGGACTTGAAACATTTTGAGAAAAATTTAAAGTCTGAATTTTAGAAGCTTCAAAATTGACATTAAACTCTTTGCTAAAAACATTTTTCCCAGAAGCATCAACCAATTTCGCAACCAACTTTTGATTGTTAACTGAAGTTGAAGTCAGGTTTTTCAAACTAACATCAACACTCAGACTTCCGTTTTTGTATTTCGCATCTAAATCTGGTTTAGCAAAGAAGTCTGAAATACGAACATCTTGAGTACTATACAAATACACATTTCTGTCAATTCCAGAAAGTCGCCACATGTCTTGATCTTCTAGATACGAACCGTCGCTCCATCTGTAAACTTCAACAGCCAAATTATTTTTTCCAGATTTTAAATATTTAGAAATATCAAATTCTGCTGGACTTTTGGTGTTTTCGGTGTAACCAACTTTTTCGCCATTTACCCAAATGTACATAGCTGAAGTTCCTGCTTCAAAATGAAGAAAAACGTGACGGTTTTTCCAATTATCTGGCAATACAAAATCTTTTTTATAAGATCCAACAGGATTATCCCAATGATTAATAAAGGGTGGATTTTTCTCAAAAGGATATGTAATATTGGTATAAATTGGCACACCATATCCGTTTAACTCCCAATTAGAAGGCACTTGAAGTTCTTTCCAGTGTAAAGTGCTAAAATCCGTTTTATAAAAATCCTTCGGACGCTGATCTGGTGTTGGCGACCAAGAAAATTTCCATTTCCCATTTAAAGAAAAATACCAAGGTGAATTTTCATATTTATCGATTATCGCCGAATTTTCGTCTGCGTAAGGAAGAAAAGCAGCTCGTGCTGGTTCTCTATTAATCTGAAATACAAGAGGATTCTCCCAATCGTTACGCTCTTTTTCTTGAGCAGTAACAATAGTTCCACAAAGTAAAAGCAGGCTTAATAAAAGTATTTTGGTTTTGATTATATGCATTATTTTGGTTTTTGATAGCTGGCAATTATTTTTTTTCAACACATAGAAACATAGTTTATTTTTTTCTTAAAAAAGATTAATGAAAAAAACCAGTTTCTAACACATAGCCCCAAAGTTTGTCATTCCGAGGAACGAGACCCGAGCGATAGCGAACAGGCGAAGCAAATCTTCGTAAGTAGCTCTACAAAGATTGTGGATTCTGATTGAGGAGTTTCTCGCGAAGATTCCTCGTTCCTCGGAATGACAAGATTGTGTGGACTATCTTTGTTTAAACAAATGAAGCCTTTTAAAACTTCAATTTTTCTGGCAAATATTTAGCAACTAATTCTTTATAATAAGGAAGTAATGCTTTTACATCTGGTTTAACTGGTGCTTTTGTGTATAAATCATAAGGATTGAACTTTCTAACCCAATCAAACATTTCGATGTCTTTCTCATTCATTAGGTGAGAATAAGCATTTTCTTTGTGTTGAGAATAGAACGAATGATAACGTATCATGTACAAAGCTGGATCTGGAAGATAATCTTTCATAATCTGATACAGATATTCATCGTGTCCCCAGCTCATTTTTACATTTTCTAATCCGCAGTTTTCTGTATAAACGCCAAATTTTGTATTGAATCTTTCGTCTGTATAATCTGGATTTTCCTTAAAAAATTCAGGATAAACAATCTTATCCGAATACGCGCATCCAACAGGAAATGTATCTCCAACAACTGCCCATTGAGGTTCTCCAAACAAACATAAAACTTTACCTAAATCGTGGATAAAACCCGTCAACACAAACCAATCCGGATGACCGTCTGCACGAATTGCTTCTGAAGTCTGCAAAAGATGTTGTGTCTGATCTAAGTCAATATCTGGGTCGCTATCGTCTACAAGCGTGTTCAAAAACTCAACAGCTTCCCAGATTGACATTTCTTTTCTATTAAATTGCAGAAAATCTTGTTC encodes the following:
- a CDS encoding inositol oxygenase family protein — its product is MKKHIDTDNPLNNLDEWEDDLLMRYPDPSEENEDVKEKQKEEFRNYVDSERVETVKEFYRINHTYQTYDFVCSKEQDFLQFNRKEMSIWEAVEFLNTLVDDSDPDIDLDQTQHLLQTSEAIRADGHPDWFVLTGFIHDLGKVLCLFGEPQWAVVGDTFPVGCAYSDKIVYPEFFKENPDYTDERFNTKFGVYTENCGLENVKMSWGHDEYLYQIMKDYLPDPALYMIRYHSFYSQHKENAYSHLMNEKDIEMFDWVRKFNPYDLYTKAPVKPDVKALLPYYKELVAKYLPEKLKF
- a CDS encoding glycoside hydrolase family 2 TIM barrel-domain containing protein yields the protein MHIIKTKILLLSLLLLCGTIVTAQEKERNDWENPLVFQINREPARAAFLPYADENSAIIDKYENSPWYFSLNGKWKFSWSPTPDQRPKDFYKTDFSTLHWKELQVPSNWELNGYGVPIYTNITYPFEKNPPFINHWDNPVGSYKKDFVLPDNWKNRHVFLHFEAGTSAMYIWVNGEKVGYTENTKSPAEFDISKYLKSGKNNLAVEVYRWSDGSYLEDQDMWRLSGIDRNVYLYSTQDVRISDFFAKPDLDAKYKNGSLSVDVSLKNLTSTSVNNQKLVAKLVDASGKNVFSKEFNVNFEASKIQTLNFSQNVSSPKLWSSETPNLYTLVLTLKNSKNEIVETVSTQIGFRKVELKGGQLLVNGVRLMVHGVNIHEHNPETGHYQDEATMMKDIKMMKQLNINSVRCSHYPNNILWVKLCNKYGLFLVDEANIESHGMGVEGQPLKWMNPKTNPGYLPEWREAHLDRIYSLVERDKNMPSVIIWSLGNESANGPVFHEAYKWIKKRDNSRLVQFEQAKENENTDIVCPMYPTIEYMKEYAARKEVTRPYIMCEYSHAMGNSSGNFQEYWDIIRGSKNMQGGFIWDWVDQGYLRTDEAGRKYWAYGGDMGSQNYLNDENFCHNGLVYADRTPHVGAFEVKKVYQNILFKAVDIKNGIIEINNDFGFTNLNKYGFRYEVLENGKVIKEGKINVALDPKTKKQFKLDLPKIESKEGTEYLLNVFAYTKTSSELLPDNFEIAKEQFVIEDGKYFQKSEKVNSAKIQDEKDQFVLTSDNVVVKISKSTGLISYYSLKGEEYFKQYPEPNFWRAPTDNDIGNKMQIRTNVWRTAGKNTSLESIQQTEENGKKYIVSKLKLNDVASDYTIKYSLGNNGDLEIQVAYKKGANAVPELPRFGMIFTLKNTLENLDYYGRGPLENYPDRKTASFKGIYTSKVADQYVPYTRPQENGYKTDIRWFKLSSNSGNGLEIKGLQPLGISTLNNYPSDFDGGISKKNIHSSDITPREEVVVCVDLTQRGVGGDNSWGLPPHEQYVLTKSEYNYGFVIKPIE
- a CDS encoding acyltransferase family protein, whose protein sequence is MNNSTNGRLISLDALRGFVMFWIMSGEHIIHALAKAAPIPIFIWMSSQLHHAEWNGITFYDMIFPVFLFVAGVSMPYSFEKKMTLAGVKTPQQLPSYEKRKIYLSMLRRTCILLVLGFVVNGLLRFDGFDHTRFASVLGRIGLAWFFAGIIYLNFDFKKQLIWFFGILIGYYVAMKWIPVPDFGAGVLTKEGSLEGYIDRLLLPGRLHSTVYDPEGIFSTIPAIATALLGVFIGTFLKAKCPFSIKVKLLLMALTATVLIIAGLIWDINFPINKHLWTSSFVCFVGGFSILFFVFFYLIIDYFGFQKWAFPLILIGSNSILIYIAAEGLVDFKHTADYVFGGLINFTSLTWRFFLLYQLH